A genomic segment from Fusarium fujikuroi IMI 58289 draft genome, chromosome FFUJ_chr04 encodes:
- a CDS encoding related to eukaryotic translation initiation factor 3 subunit 9, with amino-acid sequence MASPLQFAYRTQRDIGITDAAPVYQPLAGFKKPEGNLRCCTYSPCGRYFAWASPEAVTIIDPSTSQQVLSLPISNVYELGFSPRGTFVITWERPAKDENGDATKNLKVWRVVEEDVSGQDKQPLGRFVQKQQQGWNLQYTADEKYCARLVTNEVQFYESHDLVKVWNKLRVEGVTNFALAPGSQNHAVAVFVPERKGQPAAVKVFNVPLFTNPISQKTFFKGDKVQLKWNKLGSSLLVLAQTDVDRSGKSYYGETTLYLLSTTGAFDARVSLDKEGPIHDVSWSHNSREFGVVYGTMPPKATIFNHRAVATHSFPIAPRNTITFSPNGRFVLVAGFGNLAGQIDVYDLEKDFRKITTFESGNPSVCEWSPDSRYIMTATTSPRLRVDNGVKLWHVSGNLMYNEDMVELYNVVWRPQGPESIAPGDPLAPIPTPHASATAYLGSVKTPSKPAGAYRPPGARGLATPLHFKREDEGGAAHVVSNGLPNVGPNGFGRPRRAVPGADLADQAPTVRTVPGAEPLGDENSSKSKNKKKRNKKNAQGEGRPQGEPNGGASLAPPPHDRGHGSGHEGRSPERRNHRNRSQSRNNQARSRSNTHRNGHGHHAHASQGAGSGAPDAVQNPNAKKIRSLQKKVRAIEDLEMRLAGGEKLEDTQLKKINTKSSVLKELDGLEKGN; translated from the exons ATGGCGTCTCCGCTGCAGTTTGCCTACCGAACCCAGAGGGACATCGGCATCACCGACGCCGCGCCCGTCTATCAACCTCTCGCTGGGTTCAAGAAGCCTGAAGGTAACCTCCGGTGCTGTACCTACTCGCCATGTGGTCGCTACTTCGCTTGGGCCTCTCCCGAGGCTGTCACTATCATTGATCCCTCAACTTCCCAGCAGGTCCTGTCCCTCCCCATCTCCAACGTCTACGAGCTCGGTTTCTCTCCTCGAGGTACTTTCGTCATCACCTGGGAACGCCCtgccaaggatgagaacggagatgccaccaagaacctcaaagTCTGGCGCgttgtggaggaggatgtctCTGGTCAGGACAAGCAGCCCCTCGGCCGCTTTGTTCAGAAACAGCAGCAAGGCTGGAACCTTCAGTACACAGCTGATGAGAAGTACTGTGCTCGTCTCGTTACAAACGAAGTCCAGTTTTACGAGAGTCACGATCTCGTCAAGGTCTGGAACAAGCTCCGAGTCGAGGGTGTCACCAACTTTGCTCTTGCTCCTGGCAGCCAAAACCACGCCGTTGCCGTCTTTGTTCCCGAGCGTAAG GGCCAACCCGCTgccgtcaaggtcttcaacGTCCCTCTTTTCACCAATCCAATCTCCCAAAAGACCTTCTTCAAGGGAGACAAGGTCCAGCTGAAGTGGAACAAGCTTGGCTCCAGCCTTCTGGTGCTGGCCCAAACCGACGTTGATCGCTCAGGCAAGAGTTACTATGGCGAGACCACGCTGTATCTGCTCAGCACCACTGGTGCTTTTGATGCCCGCGTGTCCCTGGATAAGGAGGGTCCCATTCATGATGTTTCTTGGTCCCACAACTCGAGAGAGTTCGGTGTTGTGTATGGTACCATGCCTCCCAAggccaccatcttcaaccaccgGGCCGTTGCCACGCATTCCTTCCCGATTGCCCCTCGCAACACTATCACTTTCTCGCCAAACGGTCGCTTTGTTTTGGTAGCAGGTTTCGGCAACCTTGCTGGTCAGATCGATGTTTACGATCTCGAGAAGGATTTCCGCAAGATTACCACTTTTGAGAGCGGTAATCCCAGCGTCTGCGAATGGAGTCCCGATAGTCGCTACATCATGACTGCCACAACCTCTCCCCGACTTCGTGTTGACAACGGCGTCAAGTTATGGCATGTTAGCGGCAATCTCATGTATAACGAGGATATGGTCGAGTTATACAATGTTGTCTGGCGACCTCAGGGTCCCGAGAGCATTGCTCCCGGTGACCCTTTGGCACCCATTCCTACGCCTCATGCCTCTGCTACGGCCTACCTGGGCTCGGTCAAGACTCCCAGCAAGCCCGCTGGTGCCTACCGCCCTCCCGGCGCCCGTGGCCTGGCCACTCCTCTGCACTTCAAGCGTGAGGATGAGGGCGGTGCCGCCCACGTTGTGAGCAACGGACTACCCAACGTCGGTCCGAACGGTTTTGGTCGCCCTCGCCGCGCTGTGCCCGGTGCTGATTTAGCTGATCAAGCTCCCACGGTTAGGACCGTCCCAGGAGCTGAACCCTTGGGTGATGAAAACTCGTCCAAGTctaagaacaagaagaagagaaacaagaagaaTGCCCAGGGTGAGGGCCGGCCCCAAGGCGAGCCTAACGGTGGAGCTAGCCTGGCGCCTCCTCCTCACGACCGAGGCCACGGCTCCGGTCACGAGGGTCGCAGCCCCGAGCGACGAAATCACCGCAACCGGAGCCAATCGCGTAACAACCAGGCCCGAAGCCGCAGTAACACTCACCGCAACGGCCATGGACACCATGCTCATGCAAGCCAGGGTGCCGGAAGTGGTGCTCCTGATGCAGTACAGAACCCTAACGCTAAGAAGATCCGCAGtctccagaagaaggttCGCGCCATCGAGGACCTTGAGATGCGTCTGGCTGGTGGAGAGAAGCTCGAGGATACCCAGCTTAagaagatcaacaccaagtcGTCCGTGCTTAAGGAGCTCGACGGATTGGAGAAGGGGAACTAA